A genomic stretch from Harpia harpyja isolate bHarHar1 chromosome 20, bHarHar1 primary haplotype, whole genome shotgun sequence includes:
- the SMIM3 gene encoding small integral membrane protein 3 isoform X1, with translation MPRCALRPELASANHLRFAPRHATQASVAAWPAASLPRPRPGSPVPAQHLVSARGLCPPLAHAAPEETPACEDPPPRAIKTPHAFYPTAAAGGGRVLGEAGRRLPASRLCAASGGAGSCVPGGWGCLRACGSGFRHRECGTFPRERMDLPDPADLITLPKHILDIWVIVLIILATILVMTALVLCPATAVIIYRVRTHPTRNGIV, from the exons ATGCCGCGTTGCGCTCTGCGTCCAGAGCTTGCATCAGCAAACCACCTCCGGTTTGCTCCTAGGCACGCCACCCAAGCATCCGTTGCGGCCTGGCCTGCGGCATCGCTCCCCCGTCCTCGCCCCGGTTCGCCTGTCCCCGCGCAGCACCTGGTGTCAGCCCGTGGCCTCTGCCCGCCGCTTGCCCATGCGGCTCCAGAGGAAACCCCTGCCTGCGAGGATCCGCCGCCACGCGCGATAAAAACCCCACATGCTTTTTATCCGACCGCAGCAGCTGGAGGGGGACGCGTTcttggggaggcagggaggaggctgcccGCCAGCCGCCTGTGCGCTGCTTCTGGGGGAGCGGGGAGCTGCGTGCCTGGAGGCTGGGGGTGTCTGAGAGCATGTGGTAGTGGTTTCCGCCACCGGGAATGCGGCACGTTTCCCCGGGAAAG GATGGACCTCCCTGATCCAGCAGATCTCATCACTCTCCCCAAGCACATCCTGGACATCTGGGTCATCGTCTTGATCATCCTGGCCACCATCCTCGTCATGACGGCCCTGGTGCTCTGCCCAGCCACTGCCGTCATCATCTACCGGGTACGGACTCACCCCACGCGCAACGGCATCGTGTGA
- the SMIM3 gene encoding small integral membrane protein 3 isoform X2 yields MTHSMDLPDPADLITLPKHILDIWVIVLIILATILVMTALVLCPATAVIIYRVRTHPTRNGIV; encoded by the exons ATGACCCACTC GATGGACCTCCCTGATCCAGCAGATCTCATCACTCTCCCCAAGCACATCCTGGACATCTGGGTCATCGTCTTGATCATCCTGGCCACCATCCTCGTCATGACGGCCCTGGTGCTCTGCCCAGCCACTGCCGTCATCATCTACCGGGTACGGACTCACCCCACGCGCAACGGCATCGTGTGA